The Anas platyrhynchos isolate ZD024472 breed Pekin duck chromosome 3, IASCAAS_PekinDuck_T2T, whole genome shotgun sequence genome includes a window with the following:
- the RBKS gene encoding ribokinase isoform X4, with product MENMMVGNDSFGNDYVENLKKNGVSTAFVGQTTEAATGTASIIVNSEGQNVIVIVPGANLLLNSEDLKRASDVICKAKVVVCQLEISPAVSLEALKMARASGVKTLFNPAPALADLDPQFYTHSDVFCCNETEAEILTGIPVGNLEDAGKVGRMLLERGCKLVVVTLGAEGCVMISVEEPIPKHVPAGKVRAVDTTRNSTMGSCRARLFRWWLGTEPIPQGAASLPRSLEEQRPSSSLAHAAGTGEGRRDVLEPRALGLWAAEGWPCRVSSGGEGGPPVWDSCFNPQGWHRMDLSCARHYWKWGVLGLQSCPLPVCISRLQH from the exons ATGGAAAACATGATG GTTGGAAATGATTCCTTTGGCAATGATTACGTTGAAAATTTGAAGAAGAATGGTGTTTCTACAG CATTTGTAGGTCAGACTACAGAAGCTGCTACTGGAACTGCTTCAATAATTGTCAACAGCGAAG ggCAGAATGTTATTGTCATAGTCCCAGGAGCCAATCTGCTTTTAAATTCTGAAGACCTGAAGAGAGCTTCCGATGTCATCTGTAAAGCCAAAGTGGTTGTCTGCCAGCTAGAAATATCCCCTGCTGTTTCTCTTGAAGCACTGAAAATGGCACGTGCCAGTGGAG taaagacTTTATTTAATCCAGCTCCAGCCCTTGCTGACCTAGATCCACAATTCTATACTCATTCTGACGTCTTCTGCTGCAATGAAACTGAG GCAGAAATTTTAACGGGCATCCCAGTTGGCAACCTTGAAGATGCTGGAAAGGTGGGACGCATGCTGTTAGAAAGAGGGTGTAAGCTTGTAGTTGTTACTCTTGGAGCAGAAGGCTGCGTGATGATATCAGTAGAAGAACCCATTCCAAAGCACGTTCCTGCTGGGAAGGTCAGAGCTGTGGACACTACG CGAAACAGCACGATGGGATCTTGCCGAGCCCGGCTCTTCAGGTGGTGGCTGGGGACGGAGCCGATCCCCCAAGGTGCTGCCAGCTTGCCACGTTCCCTGGAGGAGCAGAGGCCCAGCTCGAGCCTGGCACATGCAGCTGGGACTGGGGAAGGCCGTCGGGATGTCTTGGAGCCCCGAGCACTCGGCCTGTGGGCTGCAGAGGGTTGGCCATGCCGGGTCTCCTCAGGAG GTGAAGGTGGGCCTCCCGTCTGGGATTCATGCTTCAATCCTCAGGGTTGGCACAGGATGGATCTCTCCTGTGCGAGGCATTACTGGAAATGGGGTGTCCTTGGACTGCAGAGCTGCCCGCTGCCAGTCTGCATTTCCAGGTTGCAGCACTGA
- the RBKS gene encoding ribokinase isoform X1 has product MAAPVVVVVGSCVTDLVSLTTRLPKAGETVLGQKFFIGFGGKGANQCVQSARLGAKTSLICKVGNDSFGNDYVENLKKNGVSTAFVGQTTEAATGTASIIVNSEGQNVIVIVPGANLLLNSEDLKRASDVICKAKVVVCQLEISPAVSLEALKMARASGVKTLFNPAPALADLDPQFYTHSDVFCCNETEAEILTGIPVGNLEDAGKVGRMLLERGCKLVVVTLGAEGCVMISVEEPIPKHVPAGKVRAVDTTRNSTMGSCRARLFRWWLGTEPIPQGAASLPRSLEEQRPSSSLAHAAGTGEGRRDVLEPRALGLWAAEGWPCRVSSGGEGGPPVWDSCFNPQGWHRMDLSCARHYWKWGVLGLQSCPLPVCISRLQH; this is encoded by the exons CCTTACCACGCGATTGCCAAAAGCTGGAGAAACTGTCCTCGGACAGAAGTTTTTCATTGGTTTTGGTGGGAAAGGAGCCAATCAATGCGTCCAGTCTGCTCGACTCGGGGCCAAGACCTCGCTGATCTGCAAG GTTGGAAATGATTCCTTTGGCAATGATTACGTTGAAAATTTGAAGAAGAATGGTGTTTCTACAG CATTTGTAGGTCAGACTACAGAAGCTGCTACTGGAACTGCTTCAATAATTGTCAACAGCGAAG ggCAGAATGTTATTGTCATAGTCCCAGGAGCCAATCTGCTTTTAAATTCTGAAGACCTGAAGAGAGCTTCCGATGTCATCTGTAAAGCCAAAGTGGTTGTCTGCCAGCTAGAAATATCCCCTGCTGTTTCTCTTGAAGCACTGAAAATGGCACGTGCCAGTGGAG taaagacTTTATTTAATCCAGCTCCAGCCCTTGCTGACCTAGATCCACAATTCTATACTCATTCTGACGTCTTCTGCTGCAATGAAACTGAG GCAGAAATTTTAACGGGCATCCCAGTTGGCAACCTTGAAGATGCTGGAAAGGTGGGACGCATGCTGTTAGAAAGAGGGTGTAAGCTTGTAGTTGTTACTCTTGGAGCAGAAGGCTGCGTGATGATATCAGTAGAAGAACCCATTCCAAAGCACGTTCCTGCTGGGAAGGTCAGAGCTGTGGACACTACG CGAAACAGCACGATGGGATCTTGCCGAGCCCGGCTCTTCAGGTGGTGGCTGGGGACGGAGCCGATCCCCCAAGGTGCTGCCAGCTTGCCACGTTCCCTGGAGGAGCAGAGGCCCAGCTCGAGCCTGGCACATGCAGCTGGGACTGGGGAAGGCCGTCGGGATGTCTTGGAGCCCCGAGCACTCGGCCTGTGGGCTGCAGAGGGTTGGCCATGCCGGGTCTCCTCAGGAG GTGAAGGTGGGCCTCCCGTCTGGGATTCATGCTTCAATCCTCAGGGTTGGCACAGGATGGATCTCTCCTGTGCGAGGCATTACTGGAAATGGGGTGTCCTTGGACTGCAGAGCTGCCCGCTGCCAGTCTGCATTTCCAGGTTGCAGCACTGA
- the RBKS gene encoding ribokinase isoform X2 translates to MTHLTTRLPKAGETVLGQKFFIGFGGKGANQCVQSARLGAKTSLICKVGNDSFGNDYVENLKKNGVSTAFVGQTTEAATGTASIIVNSEGQNVIVIVPGANLLLNSEDLKRASDVICKAKVVVCQLEISPAVSLEALKMARASGVKTLFNPAPALADLDPQFYTHSDVFCCNETEAEILTGIPVGNLEDAGKVGRMLLERGCKLVVVTLGAEGCVMISVEEPIPKHVPAGKVRAVDTTRNSTMGSCRARLFRWWLGTEPIPQGAASLPRSLEEQRPSSSLAHAAGTGEGRRDVLEPRALGLWAAEGWPCRVSSGGEGGPPVWDSCFNPQGWHRMDLSCARHYWKWGVLGLQSCPLPVCISRLQH, encoded by the exons ATGACTCA CCTTACCACGCGATTGCCAAAAGCTGGAGAAACTGTCCTCGGACAGAAGTTTTTCATTGGTTTTGGTGGGAAAGGAGCCAATCAATGCGTCCAGTCTGCTCGACTCGGGGCCAAGACCTCGCTGATCTGCAAG GTTGGAAATGATTCCTTTGGCAATGATTACGTTGAAAATTTGAAGAAGAATGGTGTTTCTACAG CATTTGTAGGTCAGACTACAGAAGCTGCTACTGGAACTGCTTCAATAATTGTCAACAGCGAAG ggCAGAATGTTATTGTCATAGTCCCAGGAGCCAATCTGCTTTTAAATTCTGAAGACCTGAAGAGAGCTTCCGATGTCATCTGTAAAGCCAAAGTGGTTGTCTGCCAGCTAGAAATATCCCCTGCTGTTTCTCTTGAAGCACTGAAAATGGCACGTGCCAGTGGAG taaagacTTTATTTAATCCAGCTCCAGCCCTTGCTGACCTAGATCCACAATTCTATACTCATTCTGACGTCTTCTGCTGCAATGAAACTGAG GCAGAAATTTTAACGGGCATCCCAGTTGGCAACCTTGAAGATGCTGGAAAGGTGGGACGCATGCTGTTAGAAAGAGGGTGTAAGCTTGTAGTTGTTACTCTTGGAGCAGAAGGCTGCGTGATGATATCAGTAGAAGAACCCATTCCAAAGCACGTTCCTGCTGGGAAGGTCAGAGCTGTGGACACTACG CGAAACAGCACGATGGGATCTTGCCGAGCCCGGCTCTTCAGGTGGTGGCTGGGGACGGAGCCGATCCCCCAAGGTGCTGCCAGCTTGCCACGTTCCCTGGAGGAGCAGAGGCCCAGCTCGAGCCTGGCACATGCAGCTGGGACTGGGGAAGGCCGTCGGGATGTCTTGGAGCCCCGAGCACTCGGCCTGTGGGCTGCAGAGGGTTGGCCATGCCGGGTCTCCTCAGGAG GTGAAGGTGGGCCTCCCGTCTGGGATTCATGCTTCAATCCTCAGGGTTGGCACAGGATGGATCTCTCCTGTGCGAGGCATTACTGGAAATGGGGTGTCCTTGGACTGCAGAGCTGCCCGCTGCCAGTCTGCATTTCCAGGTTGCAGCACTGA